In one Yarrowia lipolytica chromosome 1A, complete sequence genomic region, the following are encoded:
- a CDS encoding uncharacterized protein (Compare to YALI0A12441g, no similarity), giving the protein MTILHALQQLPAEMAAETLAHVDLWTLQQLAKSCTTWRSFLLTLPTPWWTQKLNQTTVGSVSHVTAEQAVVFGSSDGTPGLLPLLSDIRDVQKRDFALDTLQKQSDSSRDLLDTFTPIVSRGWTDYELSEDDELVPVDMVRVWEAGSVYDEMAETWAEKTIARLESRDGTVTVSRNGVSITVESSPLILLQRNKKQTFLHDSDSLYWVDWHRERILRLVKTSNMSDLGHVCVISGHIICSYSDSLVVIESQYPEGGSGSKVGQIIDPISSACYRVPLPANLIDKQTQGHVTVSGQHALFLFSTPHVRGFVVDLNKKTVYKADIGDLGCQSPIYGLTEGLGLSVDVVGLSE; this is encoded by the coding sequence ATGACGATACTACACGCCCTACAACAACTGCCCGCAGAAATGGCCGCGGAAACGCTGGCCCATGTCGATCTGTGGACCCTGCAACAACTGGCCAAAAGCTGCACCACTTGGAGAAGTTTTCTGCTGACCCTTCCAACACCCTGGTGGACCCAGAAATTGAATCAGACCACCGTTGGAAGCGtcagccacgtgaccgcagAACAGGCGGTGGTCTTTGGATCGTCAGACGGAACTCCGGGCCTTCTGCCGTTGCTCTCAGACATCCGGGACGTTCAAAAACGCGACTTTGCACTCGACACGCTCCAGAAACAGTCCGactcgtcacgtgaccttctCGACACTTTCACGCCCATTGTATCCCGTGGGTGGACCGATTACGAGCTCtctgaggacgacgagctggTTCCTGTCGACATGGTACGGGTTTGGGAGGCTGGATCAGTTTACGATGAGATGGCTGAAACATGGGCAGAGAAAACTATTGCTCGGctcgagtcacgtgatggaaCCGTTACTGTGTCTAGAAACGGCGTCTCTATCACCGTTGAAAGTTCCCCGTTGATTCTGCTTCAAAGAAACAAGAAGCAGACATTTTTGCATGATTCTGATTCTCTGTACTGGGTCGATTGGCACCGAGAACGAATTCTGAGGCTGGTCAAGACCAGCAATATGTCCGACTTGGGTCATGTGTGTGTCATCTCTGGCCACATTATATGCTCTTACTCTGACTCTCTCGTTGTAATTGAGTCTCAGTATCCTGAGGGAGGGTCTGGCAGCAAGGTGGGTCAGATCATTGATCCCATCTCCTCCGCATGTTACCGAGTCCCTCTTCCAGCGAATCTCATTGACAAACAGACCCaaggtcatgtgactgttTCTGGACAGCATgctctcttcctcttttCCACTCCTCATGTTCGTGGTTTTGTGGTTGATttgaacaaaaaaaccgTGTACAAGGCAGATATTGGAGATTTGGGCTGTCAGAGTCCCATCTATGGTCTCACAGAGGGTCTTGGTTTAtctgttgatgttgttggGCTCTCCGAGTGA